Proteins co-encoded in one Phoenix dactylifera cultivar Barhee BC4 unplaced genomic scaffold, palm_55x_up_171113_PBpolish2nd_filt_p 002960F, whole genome shotgun sequence genomic window:
- the LOC120109885 gene encoding E3 ubiquitin-protein ligase CIP8-like — MSKVETHHLGDTVIQLQAHGVVQARPQVVVHLRVTEFDDVYISPEVIFYRFFLGRFSLPRAVPAIVSFVASNLDAKIRQLCERRLLRFASQPAVEREDIPFVHDYYLGEEGGFGGVPARKSFIESLGWSLYGRGEGVREEECVICLEDFDAGAEVSMTPCSHSFHRRCITQWLEKSHLCPICRYRMPASRSHR, encoded by the exons ATGTCGAAGGTTGAGACTCATCATCTTGGTGACACGGTCATCCAGCTTCAAGCCCATGGAGTCGTGCAAGCCCGACCCCAGGTGGTCGTCCATCTTCGTGTCACCGAGTTCGACGACGTGTACATCTCCCCGGAGGTGATCTTCTATCGCTTCTTTCTGGGCCGGTTCTCGCTGCCCCGAGCCGTGCCTGCGATCGTCTCATTCGTGGCATCCAACCTCGATGCCAAGATTCGGCAACTTTGCGAGCGTCGCCTTCTCCGCTTTGCTTCACAACCCGCGGTAGA GAGGGAGGATATCCCCTTCGTGCACGATTACTATCTAGGCGAAGAAGGTGGATTTGGCGGCGTGCCGGCAAGGAAATCTTTCATCGAGAGTCTGGGGTGGTCGCTGTATGGTCGAGGAGAGGGTGTTCGGGAGGAGGAATGCGTGATATGCCTGGAGGACTTCGATGCCGGAGCAGAAGTGAGCATGACGCCGTGCTCCCACTCCTTCCACCGCCGGTGCATCACCCAGTGGCTGGAAAAGAGCCATCTCTGCCCCATCTGTAGATACCGCATGCCCGCCTCCCGCTCCCATCGATAG